AATAATGGAATTTAGCCGCCGATCTTCATGGTGTGGTTTGTTCAGGTGAATGGGACAAGCTGAACTGGTGACTTTGAATGGCCCTGAATGAAGTGTGTCGTGCGAAGTCCAACCGACCCCGTTAACCTGTTCATCCGCGTCAGACAAAAAAGGGGTCCCAATGGATGAAGGTCAAGAGGGTGCGGCCGCGCCACCCAGGCCGCTTCCTGTTTCCATCGGGCAAGCCTCCACGATGAAGCGGCTGGCTTCTATTTGTTCCCCTCCAACGGGATCAATTTGAAGCTTTTGACGATCTGCTCGTAGACGGGGCCCCATTTCTCGAACTGTTTGTATGTGCCGCAGAGGCCAATGGTATAGGAGCTCTTGTTCCCGAACGCTTTAATGTGCCAGCGGTGTATCTCATTGGGGTCGGACTTGTCCGTCTCCTTGTACCAATAGGCGCTTCCGCCCTCAATCGCATACCCGCTCTTCTTGTCCATCACGACCAGGTCTTTGTAGTCCGGGTCCGGCGACTTTATGTTCTGCATGTCGGACTTCTTGTTGGAGTCGAACAGGGTGGCGCTGGAGACATCCGGCATCCACACCCAGTTGACGTAGATGGTGAGCGCGGGTTCCAGTTCCTGTTTCGGGGCGGATGTCTCCGCCGTCCCGGTTTTCCCTTTGCCCCCCGCAAGGCCGGCGGCCGCGCCCTTCACCAGGCCGCCCAAACCCTTCTTTTTCCCCCCATCAGCGGCGGGTGCGGACTCCTCCGCCTCCGTGGGCGCCGAACCGGGCTGAAAAATCCATGTGGTTGTCTTGTCCTCGCCGCCTTCCAACTTGAATTCAACGGGAATCTTCAGGGAATACCCATACTTCGTGGTCTCATAATCCTTGAGGTCCGCCGCATGGACCGCCGACGCCATAAACAAGACCAATGCGGACAAAACAAAAACTGCCGACTTCATGGGTCGTTTCTCCTTTGTTGTGGTCGCCCGCCACAGTCTCTTTCCCCGTCATCGAACGGGAATCACAAAGCCAGTATACCCGATAATCTTTTCCTGCGCCGCCGGCAATCCCATAGGTTTCCGGCGGCGGCCCTTTTGGCCCGTTCATCACATGGATTTTCGGCAATGTCACGCCATGAACAGGGTCACCTGTTCCTCAGCGCGGCGTCAGTGTCTTTTCGGAGGCCAGATTCCTGAGCAGGTCCTCCTTCTTGAACCAAGTCGGCTTGAATTTCCGCTGCGCGTAGAGTTTTTCCGACTGGTCCGTGTGGTGGGGCGAGTCGGGGTCGGCGCTCTGTCCCCAGGCGACCAGACTGTAGGAGTCCACGCCGTCCCTGTTCAAGAAGGAAAGCAGAATGGTGCTGCTGCCCTTGTGGGCGACAAACCTCCCGGAATCGTCCGGTTCCCTGCGCACCCCGGTCACCAACGGTGTCTGGGTGCGGTTTTTTCCGCCGCCGAAATCCGCGCCGTCGCAGGCGAAAAACCTGCCGCCGCGCCCGATGACGTTGATGTCGCCCCACTTCACGTCCAACGAGCCGTATCTGGCCTTCATCTCCTCCAGTGTCTCCGCGAGGGCGTCAAGCATTTTGCCCCGGTCCACGGCGTCCAGCGGTTTCCCGTCCGCCACTGCGGCGGTGTCTATCAGGCTCTCGCACTTGAGCCGCCAAAACTTCACCACCGGCGCCGCAATGCTGTCCTTGGTGAATTCGCCGTTCCACGCGAGGATATCCGCCACCGCTTTGGCAAATTCCGGCGAGGCCGTGCGGGCTGGGGCGTCCCCGGCGTCCACCGCGTCCCGCAGCGCGCGCTGCCAGGGCTTGGACATCAGGTCATACACGTCAAGCGTGTACGCCATGGCCTCCTCGCGGGTGACGGAACTGTCCGCGTCCAGAAGCTGGAGCAGGCGCTCGCCGCGCGGCGACTGCCTGTCCCAGGAGACGTTGAAAATGTAGTCCCGGTACTTGTCCGGCGTCATGGGCGAGTCGCGCATCATGACGGCGGGGCTGCAGTTGCAGTTTTGGAAATAGCCCTGCGGCGGGTTCTTCACCTGCACCAAATCACCAACGGGATGAAATCCCAGCCAGCGTGTCGCATCAGTCCCGCCGGGGACCGGCACCGACCAGTCAAAGCCCTCCGGCCGGATGGGCACCGCGCCGTTGCGCAGGTACTGGATGTTCCCGCCCGTGTCCGCAAAGGAGATATTCTGCTCCATCAGCTCGAACATGCCCAGCGCCTCCAGAAACTCGTCGCAGGATTTTGCCCGAACCATCCCCAAGGACTGTTCGAGGAGTCCCATGGACTCGATGTATCGGCTCGCGCCGCAGTAGGCGACACCTTTGTCCGGGTCGGGCGTTTCCCAGACCGGTCCGTACAGTGAATACAGGTTGGTCACGGTGACAGGGTCCCCGCCCCTCACGTTAATGGTGGCCGTGCGGGACTCGAAGTCTTTCCATTCGCCGTTATACTGGTACTGGAGGGGGTTCTCCGGATTGAGTTTCACCATGTACGCGTCCGCTGTGTCGGGGCCGCCGGTCGTGCAGGCCCAGGCCACATGGGCCGAATGCCCCAGCACGGGCAGGGGCGTGCCGACCAGCCAGTAACCGCACATGTCCAGACCCGCCGCATGCATGCGGCCCTCATAAAACACGGCCATGCCCTCCCAGGTCAGGTGGGGGTCCGTCATCAGGATGGCCGTGCCGTCCGCGGAGCGGGACGGCGCCACAGCGAAAGCGTTTGAACTGAAGGGCGGGGCGTCACCCTTGCGCTCCACCTCCTCCTGTATCGAGTCGAGGGGCCAGTTGAAAATCATCCTGCGCCCTATGGCCAGACACTGCCACCCGTGCAGCTCCACGGCGAGGGGCGACTGCCGCTCCGGGTGCTCCGCGAGATACGCCCGCACGCCCGCCATAAAACTGTCACCCAGCGCCCGCAACTCGGGGGGCGCGTCCGTTTCCCAGTAGCGTTGGCAGCGCTCCGCGTTTTCAACGAGCCGCATGCGCTGGTCCAGGCCCAGCGCGTCCTTGCCGAGCACCTCCGCCAGGGTCCCAACCGCCGTCCGGATGTTCACATACAAATCGTCCAAGCGGTCCTCCGCCTGCGCATAGCCCATGGCATAGGCCGCGTCGTGCAGGGTTTCCGCGTAAATGTGCGGCACACCCCAGGTGTCGCGGTA
This genomic stretch from Candidatus Hydrogenedentota bacterium harbors:
- a CDS encoding penicillin acylase family protein, with product MKRNLPFAVAFCLCAMLCTVPGAGAEEAVSLYRDTWGVPHIYAETLHDAAYAMGYAQAEDRLDDLYVNIRTAVGTLAEVLGKDALGLDQRMRLVENAERCQRYWETDAPPELRALGDSFMAGVRAYLAEHPERQSPLAVELHGWQCLAIGRRMIFNWPLDSIQEEVERKGDAPPFSSNAFAVAPSRSADGTAILMTDPHLTWEGMAVFYEGRMHAAGLDMCGYWLVGTPLPVLGHSAHVAWACTTGGPDTADAYMVKLNPENPLQYQYNGEWKDFESRTATINVRGGDPVTVTNLYSLYGPVWETPDPDKGVAYCGASRYIESMGLLEQSLGMVRAKSCDEFLEALGMFELMEQNISFADTGGNIQYLRNGAVPIRPEGFDWSVPVPGGTDATRWLGFHPVGDLVQVKNPPQGYFQNCNCSPAVMMRDSPMTPDKYRDYIFNVSWDRQSPRGERLLQLLDADSSVTREEAMAYTLDVYDLMSKPWQRALRDAVDAGDAPARTASPEFAKAVADILAWNGEFTKDSIAAPVVKFWRLKCESLIDTAAVADGKPLDAVDRGKMLDALAETLEEMKARYGSLDVKWGDINVIGRGGRFFACDGADFGGGKNRTQTPLVTGVRREPDDSGRFVAHKGSSTILLSFLNRDGVDSYSLVAWGQSADPDSPHHTDQSEKLYAQRKFKPTWFKKEDLLRNLASEKTLTPR